TGTGTACCAAGCGCGAAACCTTGCAACAAGTTCGTACgagtcgagagagagagagagagaggaccaGTATTCGACATCGATCATTGATATCGATGTTAAATTGGTTAATCATTTCCGAGTGCTAATCCTTCACGAAACGATACTTACGTGCACACTTGTAAATGCATCTGTCCGTATTCTTGTGTATACGACATTTGACGTTTTCTGCAACTTTATGCGCTCATAAAATAGAGCAAACctcattttttttactcataATCCTTAccagcaattaaaattaaaactgtttttatatctgtttatgagtctcaaaacaaaaaaaaatcgagacttACAATTTTAGAGGCGTTCGATATCTATCGAAAAGCGATTATTTCTCAATTCCGTGTTTCATCAGTGAACCGTGAACGCGAGACTTGGAAATACTCCATAATAACACGTAAAACAAAGGCTATCCCGGAACGGAAGGAAAAGAAGAGGAGCGAGAAAAGGGAGACGACGGAGCGAATAGTGGAAAAAACGAAATAGGAATAATTTTGCAAAGATAAAATGTCCGCTCGATCCGCCATTGCCAGACTGGTTAAACAGGTTATCGGTTTATGGCTGCCGtaaagagattttaaatttcGCGGCAATGTGCCCGTTGCATTCCGCGCCGCGATGCTTCGCGTCCTTTTGCCTTCGTTTTTCAGTCGTTTTGCCGAGTACATAACGTCGCGCGCCAATGGCAAGCGGTTTCTCGATTACGACGAGCGTAATGCTTCTCAGAGTGCCATGGAGAAGCGCGCATATTTTCTCATGAGTAAAACTCCATTCTGCTATCTTAATTTCTTACCGATCTCGTTTGCGACGTCTGTCTTGCTGAAGCTTGACGTACCACCTCGCGCACAATTAGCATCTACGATTCTAATAGTAACATGCATATGAGTTGCCAATATGTGAATACaattcaaattaaaagaaatacaaataacaAGAAATATTGAAAGAGAGAATGATATATAACATTGAAATTATTGCTACACTTTTCGATATACAACAAGGTATCCCCAGGATAAATAAAGCTtactgaattttattttttaaaaacttcatagagatattaaaatattttattttaattcgataCAGAGAGaatttctcttagaatttatcctTAAAATAGGGCAATTATAATCATGGCAGTGgactttattacaattttaataataattaatttgcataaatttcagtaaaatttactAGCTATAGTAAAATTCGTCAAAGCCTATGTTGTCCACTACGGCTAccataattttaagaataaaatctaaaaaaatctttttaatactGTAATACATTACACATTTCAATATCTCCataaataaagttcttaaaaattaaaataaattaagttcaTTCGGCCGAAGTACcttacaaataaatttcttcgattatctcaataataataataataagaccaagaaaaattttgaattattgttacctcgaaataaaaaacaaatttaagaatatatatttgattaatttataaagacatAAACTTATTCTAGGAGAAAGTACATACTGGTAAATCTTCTCAGAAAATCTGCAATGTATTTTTGAAgtgtgttgaaaaaaatatctaaagagCGAAAATGCGGATAGCTCGTTCTCATTCGATGCGTaaattcgcaataaaaaaaatccgtttgtagtagatattttatttccaaCTTAGGAACTGAAATGcccatataataaaaaatatttgtattgtaataattactattatattaaagtGGGAAAACGAGGGTTATGCTAAAATCGCTTCTACTAAGTATACAAAATGAAGAGAAAACTTCGCAAAAAAACGAAAACAATCGTAGACTCTTCTTTGAAACACTCTTCAAAATtctcattcattcattcatctCGTCGCACGTTTATTCCGTACATTCGCACGCGCGCGCTAAAAAAAGGACTCGAGATTTATAAAACAATCGCGGTAACAGAATATATAAAcgaaaaatcatataaaatcttCCACGTGGAATTCTTtgcacattatttattattctcccttatttttttttaaatcttctcGCGATTCGCATCTATCTTCTTAATCTCTCGAGCTGTCGAGGGGCTCGTCAAAAGCACGTATAAATGACCGTCGCCATCGTTCGATTTTGTCGCTATCTaatcaatttttcctttttatggCACGTATTCTCGTAAGAGCCTTGCCCTTCGTGGAAACTCGACAATATCCGTCTTGCCATCTTCCTCGCTACTGCACGAACCCCGCGATATTACAGCGAATTGTAATCGTAACGAATCCGTATACTCGACTATCtcttgttttttcttaattttttttacacatacgCTAGAACCCGTGGAGTCCCTTAAACTTCTCGTTTCTGTATATGTTTATCAGACTTGGACGTGAAGATCTATCTTAAgattgtatgtgtgtgtgtgtgtgtgtgtgtatgtctatatttgtgtttgtgtgtgtgtgtgtgtaagtgtATGTGTAGTTCTTTCGGGCGATCGCGCCAGAGATCCACTGGTACCCAACAACGCCcgttaaaattttcgaaaaagacTTACAATAGAATTTCTCGTCGCATAGCACCATGTCGAAAagtgacgcgacgcgacgcgaccgACGTGGTTGCGACGCGCCCGGGTCGCCGGAAATCAGCTGCGGTCTTACAAAAATAACAACAGTGGTAGCGTTTTTCCGCGTAataatcatcatcatcatcatcatcatcatcatcgtcgtcgtcgtcgtcgtcgtcgtcgtcgtcgtcgtcgtcgtcgtcatcgtcatcgtcgtcatcgtcatcgtcgtcatcgtcgtcatcgtctcGTACACGCTGTTGATAATCGATAAATTTCATTTCACGACTCGTTGAATACCACTGGAAGGCTATTGTTAACAAATTGCCGCGGTCTAGCAATCGGCGTCGGAACGCCTTTGTTATTACGAAAGAACCGTCCGAAAAAACGTGAACAATTCATTACTCTTGAAAGACATCAATATAGAAAtctgattttcttttttttcgccaGAACGATCCGAAGCGGATCTTTCTTCCTCTTGTACGTCTTAGGATTACGAATGCTTTAAACGTTACTCtcatatttattagtaattttttttttttgatcaGAATATCCTAAAACGAACAAATTCTATCAATATGTCTACATTTAACATGGATATACCgtcagtaaatttttttaaaatttgttttcaaagtaTTGTGGTGGCCCGCGATGTTCGATCACGTTTAATAGCGATCGCGTAACAATTAGTCGACTGCATTAGTCTGTTGCTTTTTTTATCCCTTCCCTCCCTCGAGACAAAACGTAAGTTCTATTCTGCGTTGCTCCCTCGCATCGACACGGTGTTAGAAAACGAAAGATCGTCACAAATATCTTTCGAGCGAAAAAAGAGACTATCgtaaatatttctgcaaaatatCGTTTTTTCGTTCCTCACAAGGAAACAGCAGCGATGCGACAATCGTTGGCCACACGAGCAAGACAGCCTGTGTACACTTACTAAACTTAACGCCCTTACGTAAATGTTGAAAGATAATGTAGGATTTGCCTAGCTTAATGATTTACGtgattatatacattatatacatgtCGCTGCTATAACATTGCATGCGTGCGCTTATATCGTATTAGAGGTGACTACAGAGCGGTGTATGTGATTGTGTACGagtgtttctttttcttttattattaatgaaaattgtctAGCTTATACAGTACATAGGGTTTTCGCGAGCGTTACTACATAAGATTTATCCCTTTACACACAGTAAACAATTATACACTCCGATGATCCGCCGGCTAAATGTTTaccgttcttttctttttttctttacacgGATTTATCACATGgtgcattaaaaataaatcataatgtGTGCTTGCGAAATAAAAACcgaaaataaagaatcaaacgaaTTTGAATAACGATAACGGTTacttgaaaatacatatttgaacgcgtgaagaaaaagaaaaaataattattttcttagagaGTTGATATGAAACTCGTTCGCAACTCTTAGCATGGCACAAATAGTGCGAGCTTCCAATCAGAACATTGAATGTAACATGAAACTCAAAAAAACGCGCGTAaaccatttatataaaataaacacataaaaataacgattttttgTGGATTCCATCGACTGTCTTGAATAGCAATACATTTTGTCGCACTTTTATCACAGGATCTTTTTCTTAATATAGATAATCCTATAGAGTCTCGTGCAGGGACGTGAATCCAAGAATCTGATTTCGGAGAGAAAACTTGTATCCGCATGTTCCAAATATAACAtacattattatgttaaatttaaattcttcaatattaattatattaaatttttgcacgattgATCCCGTGGAAAAAGatcaacatatatatatatataaattgtatttctcATTAAACGCATTATGAATATcactaatttatttaagaaatattcataattataatatatagagcgtatgaaaaataattactctATATGAAATTTGAAAGATACATTTTCGTTAAAAATCTGCATTAGGGCTCCTATAATCGGTATTTTAATTCATCTTTGCGCGAAACTCCGTGGGACCATCTTTGATCTATCATGAATaaacatttgtgaaaaatttcgTCCTGTTGCTCtaatcgaataaaaataatatataagtaactGAACATAGATAATTTAAACAAACCACATTACTCTTATTATATCGCTTCACTCGCTGATATACATTTCGACAACGAATAAGTCCGACGGATCCTTGTCTTTCTCTAGTAATCGAAGCATCTCTCGCTATGCCGGAAACCCTACATGTTGAGATCCCAAATTGTCTATTTAGACGTTGGGGCGGCCGGCTGTTGATGCGGCGGCTGCCCCGTCATCCCCGTCAGTCTTGGTTGCGAGGAAGCGAGCAACTCCTTGTAATACGCGCTAAATTCCGGTGGTAGAAACGACGACGTGGCAGCGGCTGCGGCGGCCGTGGGCGGAATCGGTGGTGGGAATAAACCGTTGTAGAACGCGGAATAGTACATGGGGTCTAGGATTGCCGGGGGTAGGAACTTGCCGGACACATTTGGCAGTTGCGGCAACGGAAAACCGGTGGAGTTGTTCTGTGGTATCGTCGGCACAAACCCCGATGGTATGCTGGGTAAACTGTGTCGTCGCCCGGCTTCGTTCTGCCTGGATTCTTGATgctgatgctgctgctgctgctgttgttgttgcgcTGCCAAGGATGATTTCTCGCCCTCGCTAATTCTACGATGTTGATGATCCCTGCCGGCTTCCGCAGCCGCTTTCCTCCTATCAATGCTCATTTGTGGTTGCATCGTCGTTGTCTGCATCCTAGGAAATGGACTCGCATTTGCGTGATTTAGATGGTTCAAATTGGGTACGTTCGGTATGATGGGATGACTTGGCTTTCTCGGTGTATATGGCGAAACCGGCTCGCTTCTCACCGTATATTTTCCATTTACTTGTTGCGGTTGTTGttgtggtggtggtagtggcgGTGGTGGTTGTTGTTGTTGCCTTCTTTGCGCGCTATTTAGCGTTCCTATCGCACCGCTCTTGTTAGGTGGACTCGGTATTTGGACGTGAGACGGCATACTCGGGTGATGATTGTTTTTGTGCTTGGGATTCACTAGTGTAATCTCCAGATTATTCGACGCGATAGTTCGACTGTCGATTACGTTTTGATAGGCGGGGAAGGGTACTCGCTTTGGACAGTCGATGGCAGGCCTATCCGGTTTCTCTTTAGCGGCGGGTGGATTCCGCACGTCCAGATTTAATGGATTAGGCCTCTGCACTACAGGTACTCTGACTATTTCTAAACTGGGCCTAGGGAACGTCGGTTTCTCGCTAGACTTTTGCGTCAAGTCGAGAACACTTCCTCCTTGTCCGATATCGTTGTTAGTGCTCATTTGCGGATGCTGCGAgcgttgttgttgttgttgttgctgctgctgcagttGTTGCTGTTGATGTGGATGCAAATGCGAGTGCGGATGTGGATGTGGACTTGGATGCGAATGCGGCGAACGGTATTTTGGTGGAGAAACAAGAATATCCTTGGGATTTCCGTAAACTGTCCTTTCGTTGTGCACAAATATCGATCGTGATTGCGTCACTTTCGGCGGTAATAGCCTGCCGTTTGGAATATTTGGCGGAACGAAACGATGGTTTGGCTGCTGCGCAGACGGAATCGTTGACGGTACGACATTCGCATTCGCGTACAACTGCAATAGCGCGGCATTGTTCGAGTTACCGAGATTTATCACCCGACTGTTCGTCACGTTATTGTTGTTCATCATATtaatgttgttattattatgatGAGCCGGTAGTTGTTTAACCGCTGATATTCGCGATTGATGATTCTGATGGTGATCTTGAGGTGATGGTAGCATGTGTCCTATGTCGGGCGTCACGGTGACGGATATCAATTTAGGAATGGAATTGGGCGTGACTGGAAGCGGATACGGCGAGATCGATGGTTGCCTCTCTTCAGTGGACTTCATTGTAGCCGGCAGGGGCGACggttgctgttgctgttgatGCTGCTGCGGTGACACGGCGACGTTGCTTTGAATCACGCTCGGCCGTGCGTCCAGTTCAACGGCGGTAACCTCGAGACCGCCTTCGCGCAAAATCTCGAGCTTGCGTTTCTTGAAACTGGGAATGATTATTTTGTCTCTACTCGTGTCGCTTTCATTCTCAAGGTCGATCACCTCAGGTGATCTGCAGACCGGTGGTACCATCGTCTTCTCCGCGAATTTCTCACCGCCGAACAACGGTATATTCTCCTTGCCCTGCGCCAATAGAGTCGTCTGTTTGGGATCCAATTTTATCTCCTTCATATCTTTCTCAGGCGGAGGCGTTAGAGTGACAACCGTCGACGCGTTCGTCGGTACGCTAGTCACGGGCAAGCCTGGTGGCGAACACGACGGTGGAACTTGCTGGGATATCAAAGGACTGTTGAGCTGCCGCTCCAAGACGCTCTGATTGTTACTGGTACCATTCGTCGGCGTGGTGGAGGGTGTGCTGTTGGGTGTTGAGATTGACGTATTGGAGGATGGCGGTGGACTTGGCAGTTGGCTAGCTTGCTGGCTGGAAGGTGTCGCATTATTGGCGATTATTGTATTCAAAGACTTTAAGCGTTCCGGCTTTACTCGCACGCTACGTAACGAGGATGTCTTGCCGCTTTCACCTTTGGGTTTCTCACTCGAGAGTAAAGTCTGCAAGTGAAAAGGATACGTGAATAATTTGAACTACGTTAAATATGTGTAgttttataaatagataaagTTAGTGCCACTTACCGTTGTTGTTGCTGACATTATTGGTTGCAAGGGCGATGTCGTAGTCGTAGGAATTGCATCTATAGGTGGTGGTGTCTCCGACATGTACAGATCGCTCGGTTCCTCTTTGATATCTAAATCATCGGACATACTCATGCTCTTGGCACGTCGTCCGTGATTCAGTCTCACTTTTGTTTCTTCGCCTCGCTGATACCTTTCATACGGTAATAATAACCTGCAACAAAATCTTGTTATAACTTGAAGGAATTTGCTTGATTGACTTGATTACGTATAAAAGAAATCTCTAAATACGGCGATATCCAAAGTTATTAGCCACTCTAATTTTTTCTGTATCTTAACATGTccgttaaaataagaaaatcaaagtTGTAAGTAAAAATCTTGAGATTTTACATAGATATCGAGACACTTATTTACAACTTTggctttattttaaaagatgttaAGATACGCAGAAAATGATTAGATTAgagtgcctaataattttggaGATGGTTGTACATAGATGTTGCAAAGTGCATGTCGATTCTTAGATAAAAACGATCGTGATAAGAGTTCACTCAGATACTTCACCTTTCATAGTGTCTACGTGTAATAGTCGCCGCGCTAGTAGAACCCGTGTTGCCACCGATGTCGTCGTAGATTGTCTTCCAAAGACGGCCAGCGCTGACGGAGTCGTAACCACCGAGCATTTGCACTTTCGTGTAAAACAGGAACAGATCGACtgcagaagaaaaaaaaaagggatcGTTAGGATCGTAAACACGGGATGAATGTGATTTAGATTTAACGAGAAGGAAACCCTGCTGTGTCTTAGCTCTCTGCAGTCTCGCGACCAAATCGCCGCCGGAATTGCGCGGatagaaattggaaaaatgagAGAAATCGGTCTTGTCCTTCCGGTGGCAAGACCGGTCATCGGATAGGAAATCCGAGAAAAAATAACAAGATACTGACTCTGCCTGTAGCCCAGCAGTGGCATCTTTCCGACCGGCGTACCCCGAGAGTTCATAAAACTCTGCACGTCGGTGATAAACTTCTTTTCTTCCGCGCTGGTTTTCCTCTCGCTCCGCCGTACCCCGGACGAGGGCGGCCTCCCGACTGTGGGTATCACCAGGCTAGTGCTGGTGATCGCCAACGTACTCTTTGACGTCGACGCTACCGAGGCTTCGCTCTCGTTCGAGGATTCGCCCGGCGAAGCGCTGCGCTTTTTACGCTTTCTTCGCGGTCTGCCCTTTAGCTTTGGCGCTGAAAATCACAAACATATTGCTCAatcgttatatgtatatatagattcATCtcaattttgcatataattttcatatctcgAATGACTGCACAGTaagaaaattacatattttctttGCTTAACCGACATACTTTATTTAcatgaacaaattttatatagatatgtaagaaaaatatattttcattattcaataattttcataagttgaaaggaaaaaaacaataataccTTCAaagcaaatgaattaaaatcttttaatagtattattactaacaatcatattgtgttctttaaataattacttataatattgagataaaaatatattttgctgaaatttttttcaacattttcaaattctttaaagattgaattatattataagtaAGACATTCACTGACTGACGATTTCATATAACTTAACGAATataatcttgtttatatatgaaataataattgttaaatataataaaatacattagtTTCAATTTGATACTGATGTTTTTTCTGTGCATTactggaaaaaaaagatttgcaaaatgtatcataatgaacaattaaaaagttttcGCGTACATTGCATGACGTTTTTAGAAAGTccatgaaaaattaatttttctataatacatcttttaaaattaagatatacACTTACGTATGTATGTAACATTATTGCGTACAGATATATGCGACGAATAAAACAAGTGTAAAATAGTTAACGTAAAATATTTGTTCGAAGCATTAATGTCGTAAATACGATAAGACACGTGAACACGATGAGCATATGTGACCTGTTGAATACCTTATAGTAGTTACAAGGTCgagaaagtatttatttatttcgacACGAcacaataacattaataaacagACCTGAACAGTCAAAGTGACTCGAAAGTTCGCAGTAGCGCGATTATACGATCGACCGTtctcaactttattaatttaactttattaatttgagCAATATTCTCGAAACAATTTGTACGTTATAAAATccaattaatgtaatttctttttttttcgttcgtTTAATCGCACAAATATCACAATAGCAATCATCGTAATCGCAGTTTCAATCTCCATCGATATTCGATATGTATATTCACGTACGataatttgttcaaaaaattatgtagCGTCACACAccgataatttttaattgagtaaTAACGGTGTTCTGAAATGTTGGGTTAATTGTCAACGTTCAATTATCAATATAACAATAGTCTGGAAAAATGAGAAAACAAATAGTGCAACACATTCGATAAATGCCTCACAAGGCATTATAAAGGCTCAATGGCCAGCTCGTGTGTTAATCTACTATCAAATTAACTGTTTTGACTTTGCGCTTCAAATTATGTGTATTACGTCGGCAACACGTGCGTACGCACGACACACGTGCATTCGACAGATTCGATTGTCGCGTACACGAGATCTGGATTTTTCGTGTACAATTTCCCCCTTTTAcgaatttacaaatatatatgcatatatatatatatatatacatatctctGTCTTACCAGGTATATTTAGATAGACCACTTTATTATTGTGAATTCGCATCACAATAGCCATCGTTTCTGCTGTCGTAAAAAGCTTCGGAAGACACTCACGATTACAGATCCACGGTAATAGTTCGCAGGCGATAGTAACTGTTTTTTCCGCGAGCGACGTAAAAGAACTTGGCGAAAATACGACGAGCGCGCGCCCGACGGACAAAACAAACGAGTTACGAGGTTCGTTGTCGAGTCGCCGGTCGTTGCGTCATCGGGATCCGTCGGGATTGTCGGGAAGCGAGGAGTTCGCGCGAGCAAGCCTCTTACACTTTCCAGTTCTCTTTCTGCAGTAGCCCTACCAATCGGTTCGTTCTAGAAGCGAAATTTTCCACAACACGCGAAACACGCGTACAGTCGACAACGAGGATTCCGTTCGTTTGTGATACAAGTTCGTCAGAACTGTACAATTTGCACGACTGCCCACCACCCGGCGTACACACGCATACAAACACGCGTTGCGTTCGAATCGCGATAGACACGATGCCACATATGTATATAGCACGATAAAGCGTCTCGGTGGCGATGAACCagatcgcgccgcgccgcgccgtgccgcgccgcgcgcgcgacaAAAAAAAACTGCACTTGGATCGTGACGAAAAACCGCAATTTTGATCGCAGCCAATCAAAGCCGGACAATGAGCCGCGCCACTAACCGGCGTAGCTGACAATCGGATTTTCGGTTACGAACGTCAATACGTACGTCCACGTGACGAGAAGGGAGAAAATCGGCGATTTTTCGATCGGTTGACTGCGGCGAGTAGGCGATAAATGCCGAACGAATGCACGCGAGTCGAACAGGATCATGCGTGCACGCACGCGGTGCGGCGTGCGGTCCCTGCTCTCCCTTCGCTAGGATGTCGCGTTACGCGCGCGACGTACGACCAATGATGCGTCGTGGGCAAATCGTCGACAACGAATGCGAGATCGATGACTACGACGGTGACCGGtgaccggcggcggcggccgcggCCGTGGCGTTTCCGTACAATGAAATCTAAGTTCGGTAGTGCCGTTAGGCTTTATGAGTCGAGTCAATATTGACTCCCGTCCTTAAAATGACCAACGGACGAACTTTACGGCCATTCCACGATAAAATGATTCATCCACATTTTCAACAATGTGGATCAACTTTCATCTCTGTTTAACTTTCatgtataaaacagaaaatcaatGAGATTCTAACAGAAAAGCCCAATGACAAGATTTTGTAATGGACAAATATGCAAACGGACTTCCCACTGGGCCTTGTCTCCTTTGTCACATCCTTCGGAAGCTTTCCATTCCCGAATCgagtgcgcgcacgtggtccaaTGAAATGGTAGTCGTAAACTAATTTTTTCCAACGCCAGCTAGTCGACACTCTCGTGTACATATACATCGTTAAGCGAGCTCGCTATTATGTTTTGCTGATCGGTATCTTTGTGTTATCTTCGCGTTTCATCCAACGAATACAAAAAAGAACGCATGCGAGAGAATCGAAAACAATAtcgttttgtttcttcttttttatacgTTATTCGGATTCTTCCCGACACGCCTATACGTATCGATGcgtaaaatgaatttattatcaCGAGATATTCGTGTGAATACCTTAAAATGCatcattgcaaaaaaaaagtaacgtgTCAAGGCCTTGGTGCACAAAAAACTTGAAAACTTAGATAGTAAATGAATTAACCAATAACAGTCGAAAATGTAAGATGACAATGTAGCATGCAGCAGCAAATCTAACACGTTGATTTTCTTcttattatttaagtttttttgtGTCATGGCCTTTAACATTGCTAATTGTAAATACGTCACAAAATcaagattacaatttatttattcatacttACGAATGACCGAGAGAGAAGTTTAAAATATCCGATCAAAATATTCGAAAATTTCCTTTAAAGGTTTATTCTTcgtattaatacaattaaaatgtatgtGTATA
The Solenopsis invicta isolate M01_SB chromosome 16, UNIL_Sinv_3.0, whole genome shotgun sequence genome window above contains:
- the LOC105193855 gene encoding AT-rich interactive domain-containing protein 5B isoform X3; the encoded protein is MAIVMRIHNNKVVYLNIPAPKLKGRPRRKRKKRSASPGESSNESEASVASTSKSTLAITSTSLVIPTVGRPPSSGVRRSERKTSAEEKKFITDVQSFMNSRGTPVGKMPLLGYRQIDLFLFYTKVQMLGGYDSVSAGRLWKTIYDDIGGNTGSTSAATITRRHYERLLLPYERYQRGEETKVRLNHGRRAKSMSMSDDLDIKEEPSDLYMSETPPPIDAIPTTTTSPLQPIMSATTTTLLSSEKPKGESGKTSSLRSVRVKPERLKSLNTIIANNATPSSQQASQLPSPPPSSNTSISTPNSTPSTTPTNGTSNNQSVLERQLNSPLISQQVPPSCSPPGLPVTSVPTNASTVVTLTPPPEKDMKEIKLDPKQTTLLAQGKENIPLFGGEKFAEKTMVPPVCRSPEVIDLENESDTSRDKIIIPSFKKRKLEILREGGLEVTAVELDARPSVIQSNVAVSPQQHQQQQQPSPLPATMKSTEERQPSISPYPLPVTPNSIPKLISVTVTPDIGHMLPSPQDHHQNHQSRISAVKQLPAHHNNNNINMMNNNNVTNSRVINLGNSNNAALLQLYANANVVPSTIPSAQQPNHRFVPPNIPNGRLLPPKVTQSRSIFVHNERTVYGNPKDILVSPPKYRSPHSHPSPHPHPHSHLHPHQQQQLQQQQQQQQQRSQHPQMSTNNDIGQGGSVLDLTQKSSEKPTFPRPSLEIVRVPVVQRPNPLNLDVRNPPAAKEKPDRPAIDCPKRVPFPAYQNVIDSRTIASNNLEITLVNPKHKNNHHPSMPSHVQIPSPPNKSGAIGTLNSAQRRQQQQPPPPLPPPQQQPQQVNGKYTVRSEPVSPYTPRKPSHPIIPNVPNLNHLNHANASPFPRMQTTTMQPQMSIDRRKAAAEAGRDHQHRRISEGEKSSLAAQQQQQQQQHQHQESRQNEAGRRHSLPSIPSGFVPTIPQNNSTGFPLPQLPNVSGKFLPPAILDPMYYSAFYNGLFPPPIPPTAAAAAATSSFLPPEFSAYYKELLASSQPRLTGMTGQPPHQQPAAPTSK
- the LOC105193855 gene encoding AT-rich interactive domain-containing protein 5B isoform X1, which codes for MEKIELLGGACFSHGPYTFYKAVRISNGRVLRLGSFFLTKLWSDADLVSIGELQLLWMDSRGPNQPLASLRLYFLPENTPDGRRDTHGEDEVLTISEKVVVRVHDLVTWLSPTLEWSWGREVSYPTTPTSSPETSPLRYEMPQPQVLTDPGIDFSDVDKQQKEYETNLNCSKRLDNFQTKVVVLSYPRYCRYRALLRRLEGAEPSWLCSSIAAALGGFTATPGTRVLFCRDTFDYPDLETHELLCNHLAPKLKGRPRRKRKKRSASPGESSNESEASVASTSKSTLAITSTSLVIPTVGRPPSSGVRRSERKTSAEEKKFITDVQSFMNSRGTPVGKMPLLGYRQIDLFLFYTKVQMLGGYDSVSAGRLWKTIYDDIGGNTGSTSAATITRRHYERLLLPYERYQRGEETKVRLNHGRRAKSMSMSDDLDIKEEPSDLYMSETPPPIDAIPTTTTSPLQPIMSATTTTLLSSEKPKGESGKTSSLRSVRVKPERLKSLNTIIANNATPSSQQASQLPSPPPSSNTSISTPNSTPSTTPTNGTSNNQSVLERQLNSPLISQQVPPSCSPPGLPVTSVPTNASTVVTLTPPPEKDMKEIKLDPKQTTLLAQGKENIPLFGGEKFAEKTMVPPVCRSPEVIDLENESDTSRDKIIIPSFKKRKLEILREGGLEVTAVELDARPSVIQSNVAVSPQQHQQQQQPSPLPATMKSTEERQPSISPYPLPVTPNSIPKLISVTVTPDIGHMLPSPQDHHQNHQSRISAVKQLPAHHNNNNINMMNNNNVTNSRVINLGNSNNAALLQLYANANVVPSTIPSAQQPNHRFVPPNIPNGRLLPPKVTQSRSIFVHNERTVYGNPKDILVSPPKYRSPHSHPSPHPHPHSHLHPHQQQQLQQQQQQQQQRSQHPQMSTNNDIGQGGSVLDLTQKSSEKPTFPRPSLEIVRVPVVQRPNPLNLDVRNPPAAKEKPDRPAIDCPKRVPFPAYQNVIDSRTIASNNLEITLVNPKHKNNHHPSMPSHVQIPSPPNKSGAIGTLNSAQRRQQQQPPPPLPPPQQQPQQVNGKYTVRSEPVSPYTPRKPSHPIIPNVPNLNHLNHANASPFPRMQTTTMQPQMSIDRRKAAAEAGRDHQHRRISEGEKSSLAAQQQQQQQQHQHQESRQNEAGRRHSLPSIPSGFVPTIPQNNSTGFPLPQLPNVSGKFLPPAILDPMYYSAFYNGLFPPPIPPTAAAAAATSSFLPPEFSAYYKELLASSQPRLTGMTGQPPHQQPAAPTSK
- the LOC105193855 gene encoding AT-rich interactive domain-containing protein 5B isoform X2, which translates into the protein MEKIELLGGACFSHGPYTFYKAVRISNGRVLRLGSFFLTKLWSDADLVSIGELQLLWMDSRGPNQPLASLRLYFLPENTPDGRRDTHGEDEVLTISEKVVVRVHDLVTWLSPTLEWSWGREVSYPTTPTSSPETSPLRYEMPQPQVLTDPGIDFSDVDKQQKEYETNLNCSKRLDNFQTKVVVLSYPRYCRYRALLRRLEGAEPSWLCSSIAAALGGFTATPGTRVLFCRDTFDYPDLETHELLCNHLAPKLKGRPRRKRKKRSASPGESSNESEASVASTSKSTLAITSTSLVIPTVGRPPSSGVRRSERKTSAEEKKFITDVQSFMNSRVDLFLFYTKVQMLGGYDSVSAGRLWKTIYDDIGGNTGSTSAATITRRHYERLLLPYERYQRGEETKVRLNHGRRAKSMSMSDDLDIKEEPSDLYMSETPPPIDAIPTTTTSPLQPIMSATTTTLLSSEKPKGESGKTSSLRSVRVKPERLKSLNTIIANNATPSSQQASQLPSPPPSSNTSISTPNSTPSTTPTNGTSNNQSVLERQLNSPLISQQVPPSCSPPGLPVTSVPTNASTVVTLTPPPEKDMKEIKLDPKQTTLLAQGKENIPLFGGEKFAEKTMVPPVCRSPEVIDLENESDTSRDKIIIPSFKKRKLEILREGGLEVTAVELDARPSVIQSNVAVSPQQHQQQQQPSPLPATMKSTEERQPSISPYPLPVTPNSIPKLISVTVTPDIGHMLPSPQDHHQNHQSRISAVKQLPAHHNNNNINMMNNNNVTNSRVINLGNSNNAALLQLYANANVVPSTIPSAQQPNHRFVPPNIPNGRLLPPKVTQSRSIFVHNERTVYGNPKDILVSPPKYRSPHSHPSPHPHPHSHLHPHQQQQLQQQQQQQQQRSQHPQMSTNNDIGQGGSVLDLTQKSSEKPTFPRPSLEIVRVPVVQRPNPLNLDVRNPPAAKEKPDRPAIDCPKRVPFPAYQNVIDSRTIASNNLEITLVNPKHKNNHHPSMPSHVQIPSPPNKSGAIGTLNSAQRRQQQQPPPPLPPPQQQPQQVNGKYTVRSEPVSPYTPRKPSHPIIPNVPNLNHLNHANASPFPRMQTTTMQPQMSIDRRKAAAEAGRDHQHRRISEGEKSSLAAQQQQQQQQHQHQESRQNEAGRRHSLPSIPSGFVPTIPQNNSTGFPLPQLPNVSGKFLPPAILDPMYYSAFYNGLFPPPIPPTAAAAAATSSFLPPEFSAYYKELLASSQPRLTGMTGQPPHQQPAAPTSK